In Citrus sinensis cultivar Valencia sweet orange chromosome 4, DVS_A1.0, whole genome shotgun sequence, one DNA window encodes the following:
- the LOC102609067 gene encoding RING-H2 finger protein ATL29 gives MSSTTYPSSSYPPHAENYASPPITIILTVTLLVFFFVGFFSVYFCRCFMENIVNTWQLRQSPSGNAAGTSDSSANPGLHPSLIQAFPAFAYSTVKDFRRQKYGLECAICLAEFEDDNILRLLTVCYHVFHQECIDLWLESHKTCPVCRSDLDLPQNSLEKSPLLFRSNSMNNITGSNVSTLEDAISIFIKEDEEARGDNGEQVVNPNIIKQYERYEKIEKFSRSHSTGHSMHTTKNELEDRHTLRLPENVKLKILRGHNWTGSCITFGEFGSPVTRNNVGFGDVPRCSARVIN, from the coding sequence ATGTCGTCCACGACGTATCCATCATCATCTTATCCTCCACATGCTGAAAACTACGCTTCCCCTCCTATTACCATCATTTTAACAGTAACtcttcttgttttcttctttgttggCTTTTTCTCTGTATATTTCTGTAGGTGTTTCATGGAAAATATTGTCAATACATGGCAACTTCGGCAGAGCCCTTCAGGAAATGCTGCTGGCACATCTGATTCATCTGCCAATCCTGGACTCCATCCTTCACTGATACAAGCCTTTCCAGCATTTGCATACTCAACTGTTAAAGATTTTCGACGTCAAAAGTATGGTCTTGAATGTGCCATCTGCTTGGCCGAATTTGAAGATGACAATATTCTACGCCTTCTAACAGTTTGTTACCACGTTTTCCATCAAGAATGTATTGACCTTTGGTTGGAGTCTCACAAAACCTGCCCGGTTTGTCGTAGTGATCTTGATTTGCCTCAAAATTCATTGGAAAAATCTCCACTACTTTTTCGCAGTAATTCCATGAATAATATTACTGGAAGTAATGTGTCAACTTTAGAAGATGCCATAagcatttttattaaagaagaCGAAGAAGCTAGAGGGGATAATGGTGAACAAGTAGTGAATCCAAATATCATAAAACAATATGAAAGATATgagaaaatagagaaattttcaagGTCACATTCAACTGGGCATTCAATGCatacaacaaaaaatgaattagaaGATAGGCATACATTGAGACTCCCAGAAAATGtgaagttaaaaattttaagaggaCACAATTGGACAGGAAGTTGTATTACATTTGGGGAATTTGGAAGCCCTGTCACTAGGAATAATGTTGGGTTCGGGGATGTACCAAGGTGTTCAGCTAGAGTCattaattga